The window AGCAACAAGATAAGAATTTTTCTCCTAATCATACAGCTCTTCAAAAAGATAAAGAAGCTTTATTTGCTCTTGTTAAGAAAGATGGCCTTGCTCTTAAGAGCGCTCGCTTAGAACTCCAAAAAGATAAAGATATCGTGCTGGCAGCCGTTAAGCAAAATGGCGAAGCACTTCAATATGCTAGCCGCGAACTGAAAGACAATAAAAACATTGTACTTGCTGCAGCCGAGCAAAATGGCTGGGCCCTTGAGTTTGCTAGCCCTAGGCTGCAGAATGATAAGGATGTCGTACTTACGGCTCTTCGCCAAAATGGCGGAGCCCTTCAATACGCCAGCTCCAAGCTTAAAGATGATCCCAAGATTGTACTTGCTGCTATTGAAGAAAACGGCTGGGCCCTTCAATACGCCAGCTCCAGGCTAAGAAAAAATAAAAAGATGATCATTGCTGCCATTCAGAACGAGGGCTGGACTCTTAAAGAGGCTAGCGAAGAGCTTAGGAACGATAAAGACATTGTGCTGGCTGCTGTTAAAAAAAGACCCCTAAGGCTTCGCTATGCGAGCGAAAAGCTTAAAAATGATAAGGATGTGGTGCTTGTCGCAGTTAAGCAAGATGGCTACGCTCTTGAATTTGCTAGCCCACAACTGCAAAATGATAAGGATGTCGTGCTTGCTGCTATCCAACAAAATGGCTGGGCCCTTCAATATGCTAGTCCCACACTTAAAGACAATCTAGATATTGTGCAGGCTGCTGTCCAACAGAATGGGTGGGCCCTTCAATATGCTAGTCCCGCACTTAAAGACAATCTAGATATTGTGCAGGCTGCTGTCCAACAGAATGGTTGGGCCCTTCAATATGCTAGCCCAAAGTTGCGCAATAGCGAGGAGCTTATTAAAGTAGCCAAGCTGACTAGGAAATAAACACCTTTAGTACTTATTTAAAAAGGCATATTTATCAAAGTTCGGCCGCCTAAAATCTCTTAAAACCATGGGGACAAGCAGGCCTACTTTCCCTTGCTTCACAAGCTTTCCTTAAAGGGAAATAAAATAAATTCTATAGGTTTTAAATAATTTTTTATTTAAAATTAATTTCTTTGTTAGACAACCAATTGATATGGAAGCTCCCATGAAAATCTATGATTTATCTCAAGCTTACCGTTCGATTGATAATGTTGCAGACTATATTCCTCTAGTTAGCACAGTGACTAATTTAGTTGATATTTTCCAAAAATGTATCCTTTTATCTTTTAAGCAAGAGCAAAAGTTTCCTAAGAACCCTTATCATGCTCACCTCAGACTTAAAAGTTTTAAACGATGTATAATTTTATTGATCCCTATCCTAGGGAATATAAGCGTAGGAATTTGGGATTTTACTTGCTCTAGAAGCAGTAACAAAAAGTCTATAACAACGAATGTTGAACGAAAGAGTTCAGCTCCCCAAAGCAGCAATAAAAAGGCGAAGAACAATAAAAAGCTGCTCCTTGCTATTGTCAAGCAAAATGGTTGGGCGCTCGAATATGTCAACAAACAGTTTAAAGATGATAAAGATATTGTACTCGCAGCTGTCAAGCAAAAAGGCATGGCCCTTCAATATGCTAGTGAAAACCTCAAAAACAATAAAAGCGTGGTGCTTGCCGCCGTTCAGCAAGATGGCTGGGCACTTGAGCATGCTAGCAAAGAGCTTCAACATGATAAGCAAGTGGTCTTGGCTGCCGTCCGGCAACATGGCTCGACGCTCCAAGAAGTTAGCGAGGAGTTTAAAAATAATAAGGAGATCGTGATTGCCGCCGTTCAGCAGAACGGCTGGGCCCTGCAGTATGCTAGTGAAAAACTTAAAGATAATAAAGAAATTGTACTTGAAGCTGTGCGCCAGAATGGCTGGGCCCTACAGTACGCTAGCGAAAAGCTTAAAAACAATGAGGATGTCGTGCTTGCTGCCCTTGAGCAAAATGGCTTAGCCCTTGAGTATATTGGCCCCCTTTTAAAGGAGAATGAGAATGTTGTGCTTGTTGCTCTTAAGCAAAATGGTTTGGCCCTTGAGTATGCTAGCCAAATTTTTAAAAGTGCTGAGCATATTGTGCTTTCAGCTGTTCAGCAAAATGGTAAAGCACTCCGGTATGCCAGTTATGAACTTCAAAAAAACAAGAAGCTTATCAATCTTGCTAAAAGCAGAAGCTCTCCTCTGATCCCTTAGCTTCCTTTTAAAATCCTTTAGAACTTTCAATGGAAATAGAAGATTTTTAAACAAGATATTTATCGCTTTGGAAAAGCTTCTGCAACCTTAAAATAAACAACTTGGAAACTTTAATCTCTATTTTTAGCTCTTATCATTGAGTGTAAATTAAAAGATTGCTTAAGGCAACGAACAAAAGTAGGCAGGGTAATCCAAATAAAGAACTTAAGAGAAGGGAGAGGAGGCGCGATTCATCTATTGCAAGATGGAGTAAAAAAAGTTATAGTTAGCTATCGCAAGGTAATAAATCTTTATTTTTATGAAAGAGCTTTCTAGCCCTCAGCATCCTTTAGTTAAACATTTAGTCAAGCTACGTCAAAATCATGATTATCGCTGGCATCATCAAGCCTTTGTGCTTGAAGGGATCAAATTAATCGCTGAGGCCAATTCTTTGCTTACTTTCAAAACTATCTTAGCTTCTTCTCTCCATCTTTTACCTAAAAATGTGCAAGCCGAAAAAATTATTTTAGCGACTCCTGCGCTTATTCAAAAAGTATCAGGCCTTCAATCTTCTGAAGGCATTTTAGCTGAAGCTCCTATGCCTAAATTCTCTAATCTTTATGGAAAAAAATACCTCTTGGCTTTGGATCGTGTCAATGATCCGGGCAATCTAGGTACCATTATTCGCTCGGCCCTAGCTTTAGGATGGGAAGGCATTTTTTTACTTGAGGGAACTTGCGATCCTTTTAATGAAAAAGCCCTGCGTGCTTCTCGCGGAGCTGTATTTAAAATTCCTATGCGTCAAGGTACTTGGAAAGACTTACAAGAGATTATTAAAGTAAACAACCTACAAGGTTTAGTTGCCGATATTAATGGAGTTCCTTTTGAGCAGGTAAAGCCTTCGGCAGGAGTCCTTTTAGTTTTAAGCAATGAAGCTCAAGGACCTTCTCAGGAAGCTTTTTCTATAGGTTCATCGATCACTATTCCTATGTCTGGAGAAATGGAATCTCTTAATGTTTCAGTAGCAGCAGGGCTCTTACTTTATAATTTGCGCCAAAAGAGGGAGCCTTTATGAAACATCCTAAAAAAGATCAGCTACCGCGTATGCCTCAAAAATGGGTGGGCTGTGATCTTGAAGCCGATTATTATAAAGATGATCGGAAAAATTCACGGAAAGAGCGTAAGCTAGCCTCTGCAAAAGATCGCTCTAAATATAAAAAAACAGATAGAGATAAATGGCAAAAAAATAAGGAACTCCATCAAAATATCAAACTTGCCAAAGAAGATTTACTACGGGGTAGGGTTCTATCTATTACTCCCCAAGGAATTATGGTAGAGCATGAGCATGCAATCTATGCCTGTTCTATGCGTGGACTGTTGAAAAAAGAAAAAACACAATTTAAAAATCTTGTTACCGTAGGAGACTTGGTATTATTTCAAAAAACAGATGCTCAAGAAGGCCTTATCGCGCATGTTGAAGAACGTTATTCTGTTCTATCACGCGCTGACAATCTTTCAAGGCGCCAAGAGCAATTAATCGCTGCTAACATAGATCAGGTATTAATTACTGTTTCCGTTGTCAATCCACCTCTTAAGCCTTTTCTTGTCGATCGTTACATTATAGCCGCACGTAAAGGTGGTATGGAACCTATAATAGTCGTCAACAAGATTGATTTACTCGATCATCCAGCTACACCCTTGGCTGAACAAGAGCTTTATAAAGATTTTCTGCATGCTTATAAAGTCGCGCAGATTCATGTCATACCTGTTAGTATTGTTACCGAGCAAGGATTAGATCAACTAAAAAGCATAATGAAAAATAAAGCCTCAGTTTTTTCAGGGCAATCAGGAGTAGGTAAATCCTCTCTTATTAATGCCATTACAGGCCTCAATTTTAAAGTAGGAAAAGTAGTTGAAAAGACTAAGAAAGGTTCTCATACTACTACTATGGCAAAGCTTATTTCCTTAGAATTTGGTGGCTGGTGTATAGATACTCCGGGAATTAAAAGTTTTGGTTTATGGGATCTTAATAAAGAAGAAGTCGAGCAATACTTTCCTGAAATTGAAGAAATTGGACAACAGTGCAAGTTCCCCAATTGTTCTCATACCCATGAAAAAGAATGTGCTGTAATTGCAGCCGTAGAAAACGAAAAGCTTTCCCCCTTGCGGTTTGCTTCTTATCAGTATTTGCTAGAAGCTCTATCGCAAGAGCACTTGCGCCGTTAGCTTTTCCTTGTTTTCGTATGCAAATAAATTCTAAAAGATTTACCAGTAATTGCAGGCCTTTCTTTTCTTACGGTCATCACCCTGCCTTCTTGCCGATGGTAAAGAAATTCTGCCCCGACCTTCGTAGCTGCCTCTTAGCTGTTCTTGATTTAAAAGCCCTTTTTTTGATAGATACGGTTTAGGAAGAGTCTGCTTAGCAGCGTATAATTAGGCATTTGAGAGCAAGCAATTTTAAAATTTTATCCCTCAAGAAGAGTTACTTGATAAGAAACCGCCTAGATTATATCTTAAAAAAAATTAACTCGAAGGTAAAAGCATGTCCTATATTCGCTCAGTAAAAGCTATAGAAATTTTAGATTCGCGCGGTAATCCTACCCTTAAAGTCATGATTACTACCGATCGCGATATTAGCGTCGAAGCTTCAGTACCTTCAGGAGCATCGACAGGTCAGCATGAAGCCTTAGAGCTTAGAGATGGGGATAACAGACGTTTTGCAGGCAAAGGTGTGCAAAAAGCCATCACGCATGTTAATGGGCCTCTCGCTCAAATTCTAGTAGGAGAACATGTCTTTGATCAGGCTCGTCTAGATCGCCTGATGATCACCAGTGATGGTTGTGAGAATAAAAGCCGTTTTGGAGCCAATGCAATTTTAGGAACATCTTTAGCCTTAGCGCGAGCAGGAGCCCTTAATGCTAAACTTCCCTTATATCGCTACATCGGTGGAGCTCATACCCATATTCTTCCTTGCCCCATGATTAACATTCTCAATGGCGGAGCTCATGCTGATAATCTGCTTGATTTTCAAGAATTTATGATTCGACCTACCGGAGCTCCTTCCTTTCATGAAGCTGTACGGTGGGGAGCAGAAATTTTTCATACTTTAAAAGGGATACTTAAAGAAGAAGGCCATGTTACAGCGGTAGGTGATGAAGGAGGCTTTGCTCCTAATCTAGAGTCTAATGAGATTGCTTTAGAACTGATAGTCTCAGCCATCGAAAAAGCAGGATACCGTCCTGGCATCGATGTATCGTTAGCCTTAGATTGTGCAGCTTCTGAGTTCTATGATGAATCTACGGGTCTTTATAAAGAGAAAAAGAAACAAAAAAGAAAAAGACCCTTTGTGGAACGAACTGCCGAAGAAGTCGTAGATTATTTAGAAAATTTGGTGAAGAAGTTCCCTATCGATTCAATTGAAGATGGACTGGCCGAAAATGATTGGCTTGGTTGGCAGCAGCTTACTAAAAAATTAGGACATCAAGTCCAGCTAGTAGGGGATGACATTTTTGTGACTAATCCTAAATTTCTGTCGCGGGGTTTTGACTTAAACGTTGCTAACTCCATTTTGATTAAACCCAACCAGATTGGCACATTAACTGAGACGCTAGAAACTATTCGCTTAGCGCAGAGCCATAGCTATGCTGCTATTATTTCTCATCGTTCGGGTGAAACTGAAGACAGCATAATTGCCGATATAGCCGTGGCTACAAATGCGGGGCAAATTAAAACAGGCTCTCTTTCTCGTACAGACCGGGTCGCCAAATATAATCGTTTACTCAATATTGAAGATGGTCTTAAAAGTGTCTGCCGCTATTGGGATAGTAACCTTTATAAATGTGGGACAGGTTTTTCCTCTTCCTCATTTTCCTAAGAAAGGGGCCTTGAAGTTAAACAAGGATTAACCCCTTGATAAATTATTTCCTAAACAAGCTAGTTAAGTATCTTTTCTTAAAACATGCAAGAGCACCTAGAGGCTTTTGCATAAATCAATGCTTGCTATGGATATTAATACTAAAAGCTACTTATGCCACCAAGCGTTCGAGAATTAAAGAGCAACATTGAAGCGTTAGGGCCAGTAGGTTTATCCATAATACAGGTCAGAGATCAAAGAATTTAGCAAAATTTTTCCTTGTCCCCTGCTTAATATTTTCATCCTCCACCCATCTTTAGCCCACAAGTTAGCTATTCTAGCTTTATAATTTTTTATCGGTAGGGTTTAAAAATTTGAAGCAAAATTTTATAGAAAAAACAATAAATTATGAATTATCTTAAATTATCTACCATTAGATTAGCTTCTTCTTCATCGATCAAAACAAATTGATGGAGATCTTGCTTATAATAGTAGACATCCGCTTGTGCGATATCAAACCACCATCCATGCACTCGAAGCTGCTTTTTTTCCAGGCGTTCTTGAATGAAAGGATAGCTGATAACATGTTGCATTTGTTGAAGCACATTAATTTGAGAGATTTGGTTATGCTCGGATAAAGAAGGGTTAAGGCTAATTCCTTCTCTCACTTTATTTAAAGCTTCTTCTCCATGCTTTAGCCAGGAACCAAGATGGGGGCAAGTATGGCCATCGACTCCTCGGGCTAGAGCTTGCATAGCTCCACATTCAGAATGACCACAAACAATAATATCAGAAACGTTAAGAGAAAATGTAGAAAACTCTAATACTGCCGAAGCACTGCTATCGCAAAGTGAGGAAGAAGCTGGGGGTATTAAATTTCCAATATTTCTTAACACAAATATATTTCCCGGATGAGTAGAAGCAAAAAGACTGGGCATTAGGCGACTATCAGAGCATGCAATAAAAAGTGCTTCTGGCTTTTGCCCGAGGGCCAACCGAGCAAAAAGAGCGCGCCCCTCCTCGCTAAGGTTCTTTTTAAAATGCGCAATTTCTTGAATGAGTTTTTTCATATTTTGTAAACACTTGTTAATTAAGTTAAATGTATATTGTATATGCTGCCATTCGATCTATCCTCTCACAATGCCCGACCATGCTAGCTGGCAATCAAACTTTTAAACGTGGCCCCTACTTAATTTTTGCTAGGTCTTTAGCATTTTCCCTTCTTTTTTCTTATATATTGCATAAAAGAACATATGGTGAAAGGATTTTTGCATGCTGTCGTTGATTGATTTCTTAGAGAAAAGAAGAATAAAATAAATTTTAATTATTCACTATTTATTTACAAATGTTTACAGGCATTTTGCAGGAAAGCACATCTAAAAAACTTTATTTATCCTCAGAAAAATTTTCAAAAAAAGTGTTTGGTAATCCATTAAAGGAAAGGGTAAAAAAAACACCCCTGCGTAAGAAAAAAACCCAAAAGATAAAAGATCAAGAGCTTACAAAGGTTAAATGGCTAGATATGAACCTTAAAAATATTAAATGAAAACCTAAAAATCTGTTGACTAGGAGCTCAAGCAAATTATTAAGCTTCATAACTAAGCAAGGGAATGATCAAGATCATTGCCTTTAATTAAAACACTATAAATCAATCCCAGCGCTACACTTACTAGTTAAACATGTATCACGCGCTGTAATTTTTAAAGGGGGGTAAAGTAGTGCTCGAGGCCTTCGCTAGTAGGCTTCATTGTCCTACTACCTTTTTGCCAATTAGCAGGACAAACTTCGCCATTCTCTTCAATAAAGACTAAGGCATCTAGCATCCGCAGAACTTCTTCGACATTGCGGCCTAGTGGCAAATCATTGACAACCTGATGACGTACAATACCTTTTTTATCTATAATAAAAAGCCCTCGATAAGCAATACCTTCATGCTGAATAAGTACGTCATAATCGCAGGCAATACAACGGTTCATATCAGACACAATGGGATAAGTTAGGCCCTGAATGCCTCCTTTTGATTTAGGAGTATTTAGCCAAGCCGCATGGCAATAGGGACTATCTACCGAGCAAGCAACCAACTGAGTATCCCTTTTTTCAAACTCTTTTATTTTTTCTTGAAAGGCATGTAATTCTGTAGGACACACAAAAGTAAAGTCTAAAGGATAGAAGAAAAAAACGACATTTTTACCTAAAAAATCAACCAATGAGAAATTGTTGATAATTCGCCCTTCTACAACCGCTTTTGCCCTAAATTCGGGGGCTTGCTTACCCACTAACACACCCATCGTAAACTCCTTTTTTTATCTTTATCCTTAATTTCCAAAAAACTCTTCGGCCTTCTCTAGCCATTCTTCTGCACCTATCGTCGTGGCCTCTCCATGGCCTGGAAATACACGTGTATCCGGTGGTAGCTTGGCAAGCTTTGACAAGGAATCCCACATAAGGGAAGGTCGTGCCGTGGGAAAAGATAAATTGCCAATCGTACCTTTAAATAAAGTATCCCCTGAGAATAACAGCTGCTCTTCTTGACTATAAAAACAAACACCACCAGGAGTATGACCAGGAGTTTCGATGACTTCAAAAGTAACATTCCCTACAGCAACCTTCTCACCCGCTTTCACATAATGCTCAGGTTCAGTCCCCTCTATATCAATCCAACATGGCAAGCCATCACTTCCAGGATTTTCTACATTTTTTGCATCCAATAAATGGACATAAACAGGAATCTTATATTTATTTTTAAGGGGCGCCACATCAGCAATATGATCCCAGTGTGAATGAGTTAAAAGGATTTTGGAAGTAAGTAAGTGATTTTTAGTGAGATAATCTATAATTGCCGATGCGCTTCCTGGAGCAGGATCGATGATTGCTGCTTGCAAAGTGGCAGGGCAGCTAATGACATAAGCATTCGTTTGAAAAGGACCTGATACAATTGTATGGATAATCATTGCACCGGAGAGGATTTGAACCTCTAACCGCCCGGTTCGTAGCCGGGTACTCTATCCGATTGAGCTACCGGTGCAGAATGTAGCGCTATATTGCCTTACTCTCTGTATTTTAAGCAAGCTTAAAAAGATCAAGAAAGCTTAAAACTTATTTGGTAATCTCTGTTTCTTTTTCTTTGCCTATTAATCTCAGTCTTTAACGATCCAAGCAGTTAATGCAAAATAACTTATTTACTATGTGAGCATAGATTTTGATCGAAGTCCAGTCAGCCACTTTCTTGCAGAAATTAAGCCAAAAGATTGGCAGAGTTTATCGGCAGGAAAAGGAGCGAAAGGCGAACGTTATTATCATTGGTATCGTCTAGAAGTCAATTCAGATAGCCCTGAAGGGCGGACACGTTGGCTTTTATTAAGACGTAACATGAAAGACCCTCGCGATGTAGCTTATTATATAGCTTGTTGTCTCAATAATGTTACTTTACAAGATATGGTCAAAGCTGCAGGAAGCCGTTGGACGATCGAGGAATGCTTTGAAGCTTCTAAAGGAGAAATTGGACTTGACCACTATGAGGTGAGAAGCTATACAGGTTGGTATCGACACATGACGCTTTGTTTATTAGCTTTAACTTTCCTTTCGGGCTTGCGCGATGCTTTCAATCTACTAGAGAAGAAAAAAAAAGCTCGTCGGCTTCATATGAAGAAGTTTCTAAAAGTACGGAATTTAATTTGATTAGATATACCTTACAAGAAGCTAGGCGTCTAGCGTGATATATGTAGACACCTCTATCAAGCAATGCTGGAGCTATTGGTTAGAATGGTCTAATTGGCGTCGTAAGCATCAAGCGAGTGCTTGTTATTACCATTATCAAAAGTAAAGGAAGCTATGTTTATATTTACCACTGTAGTATTAAAAGCGATTTCCATCAGTTCTAAGAACACTAAGTTGAGGAAGCTGCCGGATTTCCGCAGGAATAGCGGCTAGCCGGTTGCTTCTTAAGTCAAGCATTTCCAACTGAGAAAGCTGCCCAATTTCCGCAGGGATAGTGGTTAGCTGGTTGTCGTTTAAGTAAAGCCATTGCAGCTGAGAAAGCTGCCCTATCTCAGCAGGCAGAGCGGTTAGCTGGTTGTTGAATAAATAAAGCCATTTCATCTTAGAAAGCTGCCCTATCTCAGCAGGCAGAGCGGTTAGCTGGTTGTTGTATAAGTTAAGCGTTCCCACCTGAGTAAGCTGCCCTATCTCAGCAGGCAGAGCGGTTAGCTGGTTGTTGTATAAGTCAAGCGTTCCCAGCTGAGTAAGCTGCCCTATCTCAGCAGGCAGAGCGGTTAGCTGGTTGTTGTATAAGTTAAGCATTTCCAGCTGAGTAAGCTGCCCTATTTCTGCAGGGATAGTGGTTAGCTGGTTGCCGTTTAAGTAAAGCCATTTCATCTTAGAAAGCTGCCCAATTTCCGCAGGGATAGTGGTTAGCTGGTTGTCGTTTAAGTAAAGCCATTGCAGCTGAGAGAGCTGCCCTATTTCTGGTGGTAAAGAGGTCAAGCCTAACCCATCTAGGCGCAGGAAAGTGATCTCCTTACCATGCTCTTCTATCCACTGCGCTAACAGCTCTGCTTTTTTCTTTAAAGGTAAAGCTTGCATCTGCGGTTGGTTTAAATATTCTGTTCCTCCTGGTAACTTTTGCCAGAGTAAGAGGCGGTTAATATTTAGCAGATAGGAGGAGTAATTAGAAAGGGTAAAAGCCTTGCTTTCTTTTGAGTCCTCTTCAAATTCTAAAGGAGAAAGAGAGACGGCTAAGGTAAAGAGCTTTTGAAAGATATAGGGAACTTTTTCTTCAATAGGAAGAGTAGGCTCAATTTCATAAATCTTATCCAAAATAGGGGCTTGTTTTATAAAATCCCCATTCCCTTCAGGAAAATGAACTTGGATGATTGCGTTATAAAGCGAGGCCATGGAAATAGATCTGACGGATAGAGGAGAGAGAGGTTGAATTTCTCTAGACGAGGTTGAAGAAGAGGTGGAAATAGAAGATTGAGGAGCGGTTGGGGAAAGAGAGGAAGAACTTTGGTGGATATTCTGCAGTTTTTCAAGGGCAAATTGCCTAATCCTTTTATTCTCTCCTAATAATTTTTCCGTCCATTTATAGCTTGTCTTATCTTTCTCGGTCAGTTCTTCGCTGTCCTGGCTCATTAACTCTTCCAATTGATTCTCTAGCATTTTCTTTAAGGTTGAATGCTCTTGAATGGAAGGTTCTTCTAAAAGATTGAATAAGAGCTCAGTGTAGCGCTCTTTAGAAGAATCTGCAGAAGGAAGGCTTTTTTCTTTGCCTTTTTCTTTATCAGAAAAAATGAGAGGAAGCGGCTGTGAGGATGAAGAAGCCTCTGAAGAGCGTTTAAGGCAAAATTCAAGATAGGCTTGGGCTTTTTCATACGTAGGAGTTAATTGCAAAGCTTGCAGTAAAGCTTCTATAGCAGTGGCATGGTCTCCTTTTTCAGCAAGTTCTTTACCACGTAAGAAATGTCCTACAGCTTCCTCACTAGGCTCATGCCTAATTTCTTCTAATGGATGGGATTCAGCTGTTTCAGCCAGGTGCCTGACCGTGTAGTTAGGTGCATGCCTTTCAATAAGCGTTCTATCTAGGGGACAAAGTTTATTGCGTGCTAAGCATTGGATGACGGTATCTTCGTTAAAGGTATGGCCACAAGGAAACAAAGTAACCGCTCGAGTCATCAGCTCTCCTGAGACGGGATCTTCTATATTCTCTGAAACTGTAGTACGAAAAGTTACCTGGGTGCTAGAAGTAGAATCTGACGGCATCATATAAAAGCTCCTTAAAGTTTTATGGTAAGCTATTACCTTATGGGGCAGATGTAGCCTGCTTTTTAAAGAACTAGTCCTTACCTTTTTGTCAGAAAATTACTCTTTTTCTTCTTTATTAAGCAATTTTTATTTTAATAAAAAAGGGAGAGCCGTCTATGTTTTATAGAAGCTTGAGCAGTTTGTCTTATTCCTTTTTCAATTTTTATCTTATCTTCTCATACGTTGGTGAGTTTAGACCGAACTGATTATCATGGTTGTAGAAAGCTTAGGAGGTCTACAAAGGCTCGCTTTCTCTTCCTCCTCTCCTTATCGTCCCAACGCTTAAGCCACTTGAAAGCTTAGAGTATCATATCCGCAGCCATTTTCGGTCTAATTGCATCTATCGATAAACTACAAAAGGGCGCATTTAGTTCTTAGAAAAAAGTTTACCTAAAAAGAGGGGTAAGCATGAAAATAATTTTTAATAAGCAGCCTATTTTCCAGTTTAAAAATATTTTATGCTTGCCACGGCTCTTTTTTAAAAAAACACCTTTATTCACTTTAAGAGACACCCTTTAAAAACGATTTCTCTCAGTTCTAAGAACACGAAGTTGAGGAAGCTGCCCGATTTCCGCAGGAATAGCGGTTAGCTGGTTGTTGTTTAAGTCAAGGCATTCCAGCTTAGTAAGCTGCCCGATTGCCGCAGGAATAGCGGTTAGCTGGTTGCTGCTTAAGTCAAGCCACCTCAGCTGAGAAAGCTGCCAGATTGCCGCAGGAATAACTGTTAGATGGCTGTTGCTTAAATTAAGCCTTTGTAACCTAGTAAGCAGCCACATCTCCTTAGGAATAGCGGTTAGCTGGTTGCGGCTTAAATTAAGCTCTTGTAACCTAGTAAGCTGCCCAATTTCAGCAGGAATAGCGGTTAGCTGGTTACCGAACAACGAAAGGACCTGCAGCTTAGACAGCTGCCCTATCTCTGCAGGAAGGCTGGTGAGCTGGTTGCGGCTTAAATTAAGCCCTTGTAACCTAGTAAGCAGCCACATCTCCTTAGGAATAGCGGTTAGCTGGTTGTTGCTTAAGTAAAGCGCTTTCAGCTGAGAAAGTTGTCCGATGCCTGCAGGAATAGCGGTAAGTTGGTTGTCGCTTAAGTGAAGTGTTTTCAGCTGAGAAAGCTGCCAGATTTCCGCAGGAATAACGGTTAGCTGGTTGTGGAATAAGTAAAGCTGTTGCAACTGAGAAAGCTGCCCGATCTCCTCTGGAATAGCAGTTAACTGGTTGAAGCTTAAGTCAAGCGTTTCCAGCTTAGTAAGCTGTCCTGGCGGCAAAAAGTTTAATCCTAAAGAACTTAAAATTAAGTAAGTAATAGTTTTGCCGTTCTCTTCTATCCACCGTGTTAACAACTCTCCTTTTTTCTTTAAAGGTAAAGCTTTTATCTGTGGTTGATCTAAATATTCTGTTCCACCTGGTAACTTTTGCCATAGTAAGAGGCGATTAATATTGAGCAGATAAGAGGAATAATTAGAAAGGGTAAAAGCCTTGCTTTCTTTTGAGTCCTTTTCACATCCTAATGGAGAAAGGGAAGCGGCTAAGGTAAAGAGCTTTTGAAAGATATAGGGTATTTTTTCTTCAACCGAAAGATTAAGATTAGGCTCAATTTCATAAATCTTATCCAAAATACGGGCTTGTTCTATAAAATCCCTATTCCCTTCAGGAAAATGAACTTGGATGATTGCATTGTAAAGCGAGGT is drawn from Neochlamydia sp. AcF84 and contains these coding sequences:
- a CDS encoding MBL fold metallo-hydrolase; this translates as MIIHTIVSGPFQTNAYVISCPATLQAAIIDPAPGSASAIIDYLTKNHLLTSKILLTHSHWDHIADVAPLKNKYKIPVYVHLLDAKNVENPGSDGLPCWIDIEGTEPEHYVKAGEKVAVGNVTFEVIETPGHTPGGVCFYSQEEQLLFSGDTLFKGTIGNLSFPTARPSLMWDSLSKLAKLPPDTRVFPGHGEATTIGAEEWLEKAEEFFGN
- a CDS encoding leucine-rich repeat domain-containing protein is translated as MMPSDSTSSTQVTFRTTVSENIEDPVSGELMTRAVTLFPCGHTFNEDTVIQCLARNKLCPLDRTLIERHAPNYTVRHLAETAESHPLEEIRHEPSEEAVGHFLRGKELAEKGDHATAIEALLQALQLTPTYEKAQAYLEFCLKRSSEASSSSQPLPLIFSDKEKGKEKSLPSADSSKERYTELLFNLLEEPSIQEHSTLKKMLENQLEELMSQDSEELTEKDKTSYKWTEKLLGENKRIRQFALEKLQNIHQSSSSLSPTAPQSSISTSSSTSSREIQPLSPLSVRSISMASLYNAIIQVHFPEGNGDFIKQAPILDKIYEIEPTLPIEEKVPYIFQKLFTLAVSLSPLEFEEDSKESKAFTLSNYSSYLLNINRLLLWQKLPGGTEYLNQPQMQALPLKKKAELLAQWIEEHGKEITFLRLDGLGLTSLPPEIGQLSQLQWLYLNDNQLTTIPAEIGQLSKMKWLYLNGNQLTTIPAEIGQLTQLEMLNLYNNQLTALPAEIGQLTQLGTLDLYNNQLTALPAEIGQLTQVGTLNLYNNQLTALPAEIGQLSKMKWLYLFNNQLTALPAEIGQLSQLQWLYLNDNQLTTIPAEIGQLSQLEMLDLRSNRLAAIPAEIRQLPQLSVLRTDGNRF
- a CDS encoding leucine-rich repeat domain-containing protein; translated protein: MMPSDSTSSIPITFRTTVSENIEDPVSGELMTRAVTLFPCGHIFNEDTVIQCLARNKLCPLDRTLIERHAPNYTVRHLAETAESHPLEEIKHEPSEEAVNHFLRGKELAEKGEHATAIEALLQALQLTPTYEKAQAYLEFCLKRSSEASSSLQSLPLAFSDKEKGKEKSLPSADSYKERYIELLFSLLEEPSIQKHSTLKKMLENQLEELMNQDSEELTQKDKLSYKWTEKLLGENKKIRQFAVEKLRQIYQSSSSLIPTAPQSSISTSSSSITSINEIPPLSMTSLYNAIIQVHFPEGNRDFIEQARILDKIYEIEPNLNLSVEEKIPYIFQKLFTLAASLSPLGCEKDSKESKAFTLSNYSSYLLNINRLLLWQKLPGGTEYLDQPQIKALPLKKKGELLTRWIEENGKTITYLILSSLGLNFLPPGQLTKLETLDLSFNQLTAIPEEIGQLSQLQQLYLFHNQLTVIPAEIWQLSQLKTLHLSDNQLTAIPAGIGQLSQLKALYLSNNQLTAIPKEMWLLTRLQGLNLSRNQLTSLPAEIGQLSKLQVLSLFGNQLTAIPAEIGQLTRLQELNLSRNQLTAIPKEMWLLTRLQRLNLSNSHLTVIPAAIWQLSQLRWLDLSSNQLTAIPAAIGQLTKLECLDLNNNQLTAIPAEIGQLPQLRVLRTERNRF